In Lacibacter sp. H375, one DNA window encodes the following:
- the ispE gene encoding 4-(cytidine 5'-diphospho)-2-C-methyl-D-erythritol kinase, with translation MIVFPNCKINLGLHILNKREDGYHNLETVFYPVQLKDALEVVRRDDARQLTDDTHPSPLTTDESSITFSSTGLPIAGDPETNLCIKAYRLLKKDFPALPPVQMHLHKAIPMGAGLGGGSADGAFALKLLNDKFQLGLSTQQLIDYALQLGSDCPFFILNKPCYATGRGEILASIELDLSAYHFAIVNPGIHVNTGWAFAQLNINGSARHDLKAIIQQPIETWKDQLTNDFEEPVSKAHPEIATIKQQLYDAGAAYASMTGSGSTVFGIFKEEPQLNFSENYFYKLI, from the coding sequence ATGATCGTTTTTCCCAATTGTAAGATCAATCTCGGATTACATATTCTCAATAAACGGGAAGATGGCTATCATAACCTGGAAACAGTTTTTTATCCTGTGCAGTTGAAGGATGCGTTGGAAGTAGTGAGAAGAGACGATGCACGACAGTTGACGGACGACACTCACCCCTCACCGCTCACCACTGACGAATCTTCGATTACATTTTCCAGCACGGGCTTACCTATCGCTGGCGATCCCGAAACCAATCTCTGCATCAAAGCGTATCGCTTACTCAAAAAAGATTTCCCTGCTCTCCCACCCGTTCAAATGCATTTACACAAAGCCATTCCCATGGGTGCAGGTTTAGGTGGCGGCAGTGCAGATGGTGCGTTTGCTTTGAAGTTATTGAATGATAAATTTCAATTGGGATTATCTACTCAACAGTTGATTGATTATGCATTGCAGTTGGGAAGTGATTGTCCGTTCTTCATTTTAAACAAACCTTGCTATGCAACAGGCAGAGGTGAAATCTTAGCATCAATTGAGCTTGATTTATCAGCTTATCATTTTGCAATTGTAAATCCGGGAATACATGTAAATACTGGGTGGGCATTTGCACAGTTGAACATTAATGGCTCAGCTCGTCATGATCTGAAAGCAATCATTCAGCAGCCCATTGAAACCTGGAAAGATCAACTCACAAATGATTTTGAAGAACCGGTAAGCAAAGCACATCCGGAGATTGCAACTATCAAACAACAATTGTATGATGCTGGTGCTGCTTATGCAAGTATGACAGGAAGTGGAAGCACTGTGTTTGGGATATTTAAAGAAGAGCCACAGTTGAATTTTTCTGAAAATTATTTTTATAAACTAATTTGA
- a CDS encoding VOC family protein — MSYTVPAQTRIGHVHLKVSDIERSLAFYHELLGFEIIQRYGSQAVFISAGGYHHHIGLNTWHSKGAGPAPVHAPGLYHTAILYPTRKDLAVILKRLLEAKYPLTGASDHGVSEALYLDDPDGNGVELYWDKPKEEWPFDANGNLQMVTKRLDLEGVLKEAE; from the coding sequence ATGAGCTATACTGTCCCTGCACAAACCCGTATTGGTCATGTGCATTTAAAAGTTTCAGATATAGAACGTTCATTAGCTTTTTATCACGAACTGCTTGGTTTTGAAATCATACAACGTTATGGTTCGCAGGCTGTATTTATTTCGGCAGGCGGTTATCATCATCATATTGGTTTGAATACCTGGCACAGCAAAGGAGCAGGACCAGCACCTGTGCATGCGCCGGGTTTGTATCATACCGCTATTCTTTATCCCACAAGAAAAGATCTGGCGGTGATTTTGAAACGATTGCTGGAAGCAAAGTATCCGTTAACCGGTGCATCGGATCACGGTGTGAGTGAAGCGCTTTACCTTGATGATCCTGATGGAAATGGAGTTGAACTATATTGGGATAAACCAAAAGAAGAATGGCCGTTTGATGCAAATGGGAATTTACAAATGGTGACGAAGAGATTGGATTTGGAGGGGGTGCTGAAAGAAGCGGAGTAA